Proteins from a genomic interval of Chanodichthys erythropterus isolate Z2021 chromosome 8, ASM2448905v1, whole genome shotgun sequence:
- the LOC137025153 gene encoding single-pass membrane and coiled-coil domain-containing protein 3-like produces MHKIQAVVEQIDKELKEKLEPTLYEKLLSLSLTPEDFKLVSKVVEGVCGVATLGSITLLTHLIDKGVILAKITSKFVKIGAGTLACVGLAVVFIGIDMIVEAILGSIERDQLEKALKEYDEALPEFKPASLEYQYNIMKVQVKIEEIKN; encoded by the coding sequence ATGCATAAGATCCAGGCAGTGGTAGAGCAGATTGACAAGGAGCTGAAGGAGAAGCTGGAACCCACCCTGTATGAGAAGCTGCTAAGCCTGTCTCTGACTCCAGAAGACTTTAAACTGGTTTCAAAAGTTGTTGAAGGAGTTTGTGGTGTTGCAACTTTGGGATCTATTACTTTACTTACTCATTTAATTGATAAAGGAGTAATTCTGGCAAAAATAACAAGTAAGTTTGTTAAAATTGGAGCAGGGACATTAGCTTGTGTTGGGTTGGCAGTGGTGTTCATTGGGATCGACATGATTGTTGAGGCCATTCTTGGGAGCATTGAGCGTGATCAACTTGAGAAGGCCCTGAAAGAGTATGACGAAGCTTTGCCTGAATTCAAACCAGCGTCTTTAGAATATCAGTATAACATTATGAAGGTCCAAGTCAAAATTGAGGAAATTAAGAATTAG